One genomic window of Polyodon spathula isolate WHYD16114869_AA chromosome 8, ASM1765450v1, whole genome shotgun sequence includes the following:
- the LOC121319696 gene encoding troponin T, cardiac muscle isoforms-like, with the protein MSDTEEVMEEYEEQEGEEICDEEEDELLAVEGEEEEVAEEEEEAEEETEEEDHVKVVEEDSKPKPKLILPNLAPPKLPDGEKVDFDGFQRKRMGKDLNELQSLIELHFESRQKEEEELIALKKRIENRRSDRAEQHRIHTEREKERQARLMEERVRKEEEDAKRKAEEDAKKKKAFSNLSFGGYLQKVEKRTGKKQTEREKKKKILNDRRKPLNIDHLSKEKLIDKAKELWQWLYQLQMEKFDEQEKLKKQKYDIHVLRNRVSDHQKVKNTKGSRGAKGKVGGQWK; encoded by the coding sequence ATGTCTGACACAGAGGAGGTGATGGAGGAGTACGAGGAGCAGGAGGGGGAAGAGATTTGtgatgaagaggaggatgaaTTGCTGGCAgtggagggagaggaagaagaggtagcagaggaggaggaagaggctGAGGAGGAAACTGAGGAAGAGGACCATGTAAAAGTAGTTGAAGAGGACTCAAAACCCAAACCAAAACTGATTTTGCCTAACCTTGCGCCGCCCAAGCTTCCTGATGGTGAAAAAGTGGACTTTGATGGCTTTCAGAGGAAGCGGATGGGGAAGGATCTGAATGAGCTGCAGTCATTGATCGAGCTTCACTTTGAAAGCCGCcagaaagaggaggaggaactgATAGCATTGAAAAAGAGAATCGAGAACCGCCGATCGGACAGAGCTGAACAACACCGTATCCATACAGAGAGGGAAAAGGAACGCCAGGCAAGATTGATGGAGGAAAGAGtcaggaaggaggaggaggatgccAAGAGGAAAGCCGAGGAAGATGCCAAGAAAAAGAAGGCTTTCTCCAACCTGTCCTTTGGGGGATACCTGCAAAAAGTGGAAAAGAGGACCGGAAAGAAACAAACTGAGagggaaaagaagaaaaagatcCTCAATGACCGACGCAAACCTCTCAATATCGACCATCTGAGCAAAGAAAAACTAATAGACAAAGCTAAGGAGCTGTGGCAGTGGCTGTACCAGTTGCAGATGGAGAAGTTTGATGAACAAGAAAAgctgaagaaacaaaaatatgataTTCATGTTCTGAGAAATCGAGTCAGTGACCACCAGAAGGTAAAAAATACCAAAGGGTCCCGCGGGGCGAAAGGTAAAGTGGGCGGCCAGTGGAAGTAA